The Mycobacterium paragordonae genome includes a region encoding these proteins:
- the eno gene encoding phosphopyruvate hydratase yields the protein MPIIEQVGAREILDSRGNPTVEVEVALIDGTFARAAVPSGASTGEHEAVELRDGGDRYGGKGVKKAVQAVLDEIGPAVIGLNADDQRLVDQALVDLDGTPDKSRLGANAILGISLAVAKAAADSAALPLFRYLGGPNAHILPVPMMNIVNGGAHADTGVDVQEFMVAPIGAPSFSESLRWGAEVYHALKSVLKKEGLSTGLGDEGGFAPNVAGTTAALDLISRAIESAGFKLGVDVALALDVAATEFYTEGTGYSFEGSTRTAEEMTEFYAGLLNAYPLVSIEDPLSEDDWDGWTALTVSIGDRVQIVGDDLFVTNPERLEEGIERGAANALLVKVNQIGTLTETLDAVALAHHSGYRTMMSHRSGETEDTTIADLAVAVGSGQIKTGAPARSERVAKYNQLLRIEEALGDAARYAGDLAFPRYAVDPK from the coding sequence GTGCCGATTATCGAGCAGGTCGGAGCCCGCGAGATCCTTGATTCCCGCGGCAACCCGACCGTCGAGGTCGAGGTCGCGCTGATCGACGGAACATTCGCCCGTGCGGCGGTGCCTTCGGGTGCATCGACCGGCGAGCACGAGGCGGTCGAATTGCGCGACGGCGGCGACCGGTATGGCGGCAAAGGCGTGAAGAAGGCCGTCCAAGCGGTGCTGGACGAGATCGGGCCGGCGGTCATCGGGCTCAACGCCGACGACCAGCGGTTGGTCGATCAGGCGCTGGTGGACCTCGACGGCACCCCCGACAAGTCCCGTCTGGGGGCCAACGCGATCCTCGGCATCTCGTTGGCGGTCGCGAAGGCGGCGGCCGACTCGGCGGCGTTGCCGCTGTTCCGGTACCTGGGCGGACCGAACGCCCACATCCTGCCGGTGCCGATGATGAACATCGTCAACGGCGGCGCGCACGCCGACACCGGCGTCGACGTTCAGGAGTTCATGGTGGCGCCCATCGGCGCGCCCAGCTTCAGCGAGTCGTTGCGCTGGGGCGCCGAGGTCTACCACGCGCTCAAGTCGGTGCTCAAGAAAGAAGGGCTCTCCACCGGGCTGGGCGACGAGGGCGGTTTCGCCCCGAACGTGGCCGGCACCACCGCGGCGCTCGATCTGATCAGCCGGGCCATCGAGTCGGCCGGCTTCAAGCTCGGTGTCGACGTCGCGCTGGCGCTCGATGTCGCCGCGACCGAGTTCTACACCGAGGGCACCGGATACAGCTTCGAAGGCTCCACCCGGACGGCCGAGGAGATGACGGAGTTCTACGCCGGGCTGCTCAACGCGTATCCGCTGGTGTCCATCGAAGACCCGCTGTCCGAGGATGACTGGGACGGCTGGACCGCTCTGACGGTCAGTATCGGTGACCGGGTGCAGATCGTCGGCGACGACCTGTTCGTCACCAACCCCGAGCGTCTCGAAGAGGGCATTGAGCGCGGCGCGGCAAATGCGTTGCTGGTCAAGGTGAATCAGATCGGGACGTTGACCGAGACGCTGGACGCGGTCGCCCTGGCGCACCACAGCGGGTACCGCACGATGATGAGCCACCGCAGCGGCGAGACGGAGGACACCACCATCGCCGATCTGGCGGTGGCGGTCGGCAGCGGACAGATCAAGACGGGTGCGCCGGCGCGCAGTGAGCGTGTCGCGAAGTACAACCAGCTGCTGCGGATCGAAGAGGCACTCGGCGATGCGGCCCGCTACGCCGGTGACCTGGCGTTCCCCCGGTACGCAGTGGACCCCAAGTAG
- a CDS encoding lytic transglycosylase domain-containing protein, translated as MSPRRWLRAVAVIGATAMLLASSCTWQLSLFIPEGVPPPAGDPVPPVDTHALGRPADQLREWAEARAPALEMPVVALEAYAYAARVAEVENPKCHIAWTTLAGIGQVESHNGTYRGATIAPNGDVRPPIRGVLLDGSGGNLRIVDNDGGLLDGDNGVERAMGPMQFISETWKLYGVDANNDGTASPDNIDDAALSAAGYLCWRGKDLATPRGWINALRAYNNSGVYARAVRDWATAYAAGHPL; from the coding sequence GTGTCGCCGAGACGCTGGTTGCGTGCGGTCGCCGTGATAGGGGCGACCGCGATGCTGTTGGCGTCAAGTTGCACCTGGCAACTCAGCCTGTTCATCCCGGAGGGCGTGCCGCCGCCGGCGGGGGACCCGGTGCCCCCGGTGGATACCCACGCCCTCGGCCGCCCGGCTGACCAGTTGCGGGAGTGGGCCGAGGCGCGGGCTCCGGCGCTCGAGATGCCGGTGGTCGCACTGGAGGCCTACGCCTACGCGGCGCGGGTCGCCGAGGTGGAGAACCCGAAGTGCCACATCGCCTGGACCACGCTGGCCGGCATCGGACAGGTGGAGAGCCACAACGGCACTTACCGCGGCGCGACGATAGCTCCGAACGGTGACGTCAGACCGCCCATCCGGGGTGTCCTGCTCGACGGCAGCGGCGGCAACCTGCGCATCGTCGACAACGATGGTGGCCTGCTCGACGGCGATAACGGCGTGGAACGCGCGATGGGGCCGATGCAGTTCATCTCCGAGACCTGGAAGCTGTATGGGGTCGACGCCAACAACGACGGCACCGCCAGTCCGGACAACATCGATGATGCCGCGCTTTCGGCTGCGGGATATTTGTGTTGGCGCGGAAAGGATCTCGCGACACCGCGGGGCTGGATCAACGCGCTGCGGGCTTACAACAACTCGGGGGTCTACGCGCGGGCGGTGCGGGACTGGGCAACCGCCTATGCGGCGGGTCATCCGCTGTAG
- a CDS encoding nucleoside triphosphate pyrophosphohydrolase, with amino-acid sequence MIVVLVDPRRPALVPVEAIELLSGPVQYTEEMPIAVPWSLPDAHPAYTGEDAPVLLSSDPNHPAVTARLAAGARLIAAPERQRGERLIDAVAMMDKLRTAGPWESEQTHDSLRRYLLEETYELLDAVHSGNVDQLREELGDLLLQVLFHSRIAEDAALLPFTIDDVADTLMRKLGNRVPGVLAGEEISLQDQLAKWEEAKAAERSQKSRNSVLDDVHTGQPALALAQKVIQRVCQAGLPAEFIPAELTTITLSADVDAENTLRAAVLDFVESVRDVEKSIAASRRGDSIAEELDMTPLGFVTAEEWRAHWPSDEAGLVEPEPEPKPEPDLETEFEPELDSGVDSEVTGDLPEAPKESRPKKRKGRR; translated from the coding sequence ATGATTGTCGTCCTGGTCGACCCCCGCCGTCCGGCGCTGGTACCGGTGGAAGCCATCGAGTTGCTCTCCGGCCCCGTGCAGTACACCGAGGAGATGCCGATCGCGGTGCCCTGGTCGCTACCGGACGCGCACCCCGCCTACACCGGTGAGGACGCGCCGGTGCTGTTGTCGTCGGATCCCAACCATCCCGCGGTCACCGCGCGGCTGGCCGCCGGTGCCCGCCTGATTGCGGCGCCGGAACGTCAGCGCGGCGAACGGCTGATCGACGCCGTCGCGATGATGGACAAATTGCGCACCGCCGGGCCGTGGGAAAGCGAACAGACTCACGACTCGCTGCGCCGATACCTGCTGGAAGAGACCTACGAGCTGCTGGACGCGGTGCACAGCGGCAACGTCGACCAACTGCGGGAGGAACTCGGTGACCTGTTGCTGCAGGTGCTGTTCCACTCCCGCATCGCCGAGGATGCGGCGTTGCTGCCCTTCACCATCGACGACGTCGCCGACACGCTGATGCGCAAACTCGGCAACCGGGTGCCGGGAGTGCTTGCGGGCGAAGAGATTTCGCTGCAGGACCAGCTGGCCAAATGGGAAGAGGCCAAGGCCGCCGAGCGGTCGCAGAAGTCGCGCAACTCGGTGCTGGACGACGTCCACACCGGTCAGCCGGCGTTGGCGCTGGCGCAGAAGGTCATTCAGCGGGTGTGCCAGGCCGGTCTGCCCGCCGAGTTCATTCCCGCCGAGCTCACCACGATCACGCTGTCGGCCGATGTCGACGCGGAAAACACCCTGCGCGCAGCCGTATTGGATTTCGTCGAATCGGTTCGCGATGTCGAGAAGTCGATCGCCGCCAGCCGCCGCGGCGACAGCATCGCCGAAGAACTCGACATGACGCCGCTGGGCTTCGTCACCGCAGAGGAGTGGCGGGCGCACTGGCCGTCCGACGAGGCGGGCCTTGTGGAGCCGGAGCCAGAACCAAAGCCGGAGCCCGACCTCGAGACCGAATTTGAGCCCGAGTTGGACTCCGGGGTCGACTCCGAGGTGACGGGTGACCTGCCCGAAGCGCCCAAAGAGTCCCGGCCCAAAAAGCGCAAGGGACGGCGCTGA